A portion of the Malania oleifera isolate guangnan ecotype guangnan chromosome 3, ASM2987363v1, whole genome shotgun sequence genome contains these proteins:
- the LOC131151600 gene encoding probable WRKY transcription factor 40 isoform X2: protein MESSWGGTSLALDLNLNPAARCSPAAAAAPPAPLNESGFFDLERTLSVKEEANVLIEELKRVSHENKRLTEMLTAMCQSYNALQSHLMDLMSKNSEKEQTQSRKRKAHQIISNCSNMVGPIGNTESTSSDNDSCKKPIRENIKGSVSRVVLRTDKSDTSLVVKDGYQWRKYGQKVTRDNPSPRAYFKCSSAPSCPVKKKVQRSFEDATVLIATYEGEHNHLQPSQGGVTLLESNQVGSAPAAASPIAASRSSSLSLNLDLVQHRGLHEDRDRSRKVVVHGNEAPIVLQQSLAEQMASSLTRNPSFTTALATAIFGRFFDHYET, encoded by the exons ATGGAATCATCCTGGGGAGGCACTTCTCTTGCccttgacctcaaccttaatccTGCCGCCCGCTGCTCCCCCGCCGCCGCGGCTGCCCCACCTGCTCCG TTGAACGAGTCGGGTTTTTTTGATTTGGAAAGGACGCTCTCCGTGAAAGAAGAG GCAAATGTGTTGATCGAAGAGTTGAAACGGGTTAGTCATGAGAACAAGAGACTAACCGAAATGTTAACTGCCATGTGCCAAAGCTACAATGCTTTGCAAAGTCATTTGATGGATTTGATGAGCAAGAATTCCGAAAAAGAACAAACTCAGTCTCGAAAGAGAAAAGCTCATCAGATCATCAGCAATTGCAGCAACATGGTCGGACCTATTGGAAATACTGAGAGCACCTCTAGTGACAATGATTCATGTAAGAAACCAATTAGAGAAAATATCAAAGGGAGCGTTTCAAGAGTTGTCCTTCGGACCGATAAATCTGATACAAGCCTG GTGGTGAAGGATGGGTATCAATGGAGAAAATATGGTCAAAAGGTTACGAGAGATAACCCATCTCCTAGGGCTTACTTCAAGTGCTCCTCTGCCCCAAGCTGCCCGgtcaagaagaag GTGCAAAGAAGTTTTGAAGATGCAACAGTATTGATAGCCACATACGAAGGGGAGCACAACCATTTGCAGCCTTCTCAAGGTGGGGTGACATTGCTAGAATCCAACCAGGTTGGTTCGGCCCCAGCCGCTGCTAGTCCGATTGCTGCAAGCCGTTCATCAAGCCTTTCTTTGAATCTTGATTTGGTTCAGCATAGAGGGCTACATGAAGATCGGGATCGATCAAGAAAGGTGGTCGTCCACGGAAATGAGGCACCAATAGTGCTCCAACAATCTTTGGCTGAGCAGATGGCTTCTTCCTTGACAAGAAATCCCAGTTTCACCACAGCGCTTGCAACAGCcatttttgggagattttttGACCATTATGAGACATAA
- the LOC131151600 gene encoding probable WRKY transcription factor 40 isoform X1 has translation MESSWGGTSLALDLNLNPAARCSPAAAAAPPAPLNESGFFDLERTLSVKEEGSKRRFNWACKEYADNMSSKEFPQANVLIEELKRVSHENKRLTEMLTAMCQSYNALQSHLMDLMSKNSEKEQTQSRKRKAHQIISNCSNMVGPIGNTESTSSDNDSCKKPIRENIKGSVSRVVLRTDKSDTSLVVKDGYQWRKYGQKVTRDNPSPRAYFKCSSAPSCPVKKKVQRSFEDATVLIATYEGEHNHLQPSQGGVTLLESNQVGSAPAAASPIAASRSSSLSLNLDLVQHRGLHEDRDRSRKVVVHGNEAPIVLQQSLAEQMASSLTRNPSFTTALATAIFGRFFDHYET, from the exons ATGGAATCATCCTGGGGAGGCACTTCTCTTGCccttgacctcaaccttaatccTGCCGCCCGCTGCTCCCCCGCCGCCGCGGCTGCCCCACCTGCTCCG TTGAACGAGTCGGGTTTTTTTGATTTGGAAAGGACGCTCTCCGTGAAAGAAGAG ggAAGTAAAAGAAGATTTAATTGGGCATGCAAGGAGTATGCGGATAACATGTCTTCAAAAGAATTTCCTCAG GCAAATGTGTTGATCGAAGAGTTGAAACGGGTTAGTCATGAGAACAAGAGACTAACCGAAATGTTAACTGCCATGTGCCAAAGCTACAATGCTTTGCAAAGTCATTTGATGGATTTGATGAGCAAGAATTCCGAAAAAGAACAAACTCAGTCTCGAAAGAGAAAAGCTCATCAGATCATCAGCAATTGCAGCAACATGGTCGGACCTATTGGAAATACTGAGAGCACCTCTAGTGACAATGATTCATGTAAGAAACCAATTAGAGAAAATATCAAAGGGAGCGTTTCAAGAGTTGTCCTTCGGACCGATAAATCTGATACAAGCCTG GTGGTGAAGGATGGGTATCAATGGAGAAAATATGGTCAAAAGGTTACGAGAGATAACCCATCTCCTAGGGCTTACTTCAAGTGCTCCTCTGCCCCAAGCTGCCCGgtcaagaagaag GTGCAAAGAAGTTTTGAAGATGCAACAGTATTGATAGCCACATACGAAGGGGAGCACAACCATTTGCAGCCTTCTCAAGGTGGGGTGACATTGCTAGAATCCAACCAGGTTGGTTCGGCCCCAGCCGCTGCTAGTCCGATTGCTGCAAGCCGTTCATCAAGCCTTTCTTTGAATCTTGATTTGGTTCAGCATAGAGGGCTACATGAAGATCGGGATCGATCAAGAAAGGTGGTCGTCCACGGAAATGAGGCACCAATAGTGCTCCAACAATCTTTGGCTGAGCAGATGGCTTCTTCCTTGACAAGAAATCCCAGTTTCACCACAGCGCTTGCAACAGCcatttttgggagattttttGACCATTATGAGACATAA